Proteins co-encoded in one Cytobacillus sp. NJ13 genomic window:
- a CDS encoding stage V sporulation protein D, translating to MRVSNVTVRKRLTVALFVGILVFFIIDLRLGYVQFFLGNLLTDGAKELWSRDIPFEPERGEIVDRNGVPLATNVSAPTVYVVPRQIKDPADAAEKLAAVLNMSKEKAYQLITKRASSVKIPEGRKISHEKAKEIRALEIEGIYIGEDSKRHYPFGNYLSHVLGFSGIDNQGLMGLELYYDEELKGKKGSVKFYANAKGERMNDMADDYKPPVDGMDLKLTIDSKIQTIVERELDIAQAEYNPDGIIAIAMNPNNGEVLAMASRPDFDPANFRNVPPEIYNRNLPIWSTYEPGSTFKIITLAAALEEGKVDLEKDHFHDPGSVEVGGARLRCWKKGGHGSQTYLEVVQNSCNPGFVELGERLGKEKLFKYIRDFGFGEKTGIDLQGEGKGILFNLDRVGPVEQATTAFGQGVSVTPIQQAAAISAAVNGGTLYTPYIAKELINPATGEILMKKSPDAKRKIISKETSDEIRKALESVVAKGSGKKAFVDGYRVGGKTGTAQKAQNGRYLENNHIVSFIGFAPADDPQLVVYVAVDNPKGTIQFGGVVAAPIVGEIMGDSLRAMGVKPRKNQIEKELTWMDSPMIEVPDMVGLTKKDLGELYLNLKIDASGTGNTVVKQTPQPGIKLKEGSTIRLYFDDK from the coding sequence ATGCGTGTTTCAAATGTAACCGTTCGAAAACGGCTGACTGTAGCGTTGTTTGTTGGTATTCTCGTTTTTTTTATTATTGATTTGCGTCTTGGATATGTTCAATTCTTTCTGGGGAATTTGCTTACAGATGGCGCAAAGGAACTCTGGAGCAGAGACATCCCTTTCGAACCGGAAAGAGGAGAAATCGTCGACCGCAACGGTGTTCCGCTGGCTACGAATGTCAGTGCCCCAACTGTCTATGTTGTACCCAGGCAAATAAAAGATCCTGCTGATGCTGCAGAGAAATTGGCTGCAGTGCTGAATATGTCAAAAGAAAAAGCTTATCAGCTTATCACAAAAAGAGCATCAAGTGTGAAAATCCCTGAAGGCCGAAAAATTTCCCATGAAAAAGCGAAAGAAATCCGTGCACTGGAAATTGAAGGCATATATATTGGAGAAGATTCAAAACGCCATTACCCTTTCGGGAATTATCTCTCGCATGTTTTAGGGTTTTCGGGAATTGATAATCAGGGTCTTATGGGTCTTGAATTATATTATGATGAAGAACTAAAAGGAAAAAAAGGATCTGTTAAGTTTTATGCGAATGCAAAGGGTGAACGGATGAACGATATGGCGGATGACTACAAGCCGCCGGTTGATGGAATGGATTTAAAGCTCACTATTGATTCCAAGATTCAGACTATAGTAGAAAGGGAGCTTGATATTGCTCAGGCTGAATACAATCCTGATGGAATAATAGCAATTGCCATGAATCCAAATAACGGAGAAGTTCTTGCCATGGCCAGCAGGCCCGATTTTGACCCTGCGAATTTTAGGAATGTACCCCCGGAAATTTACAACCGCAACCTGCCAATCTGGAGTACATATGAGCCCGGTTCCACATTCAAAATTATCACTCTGGCAGCTGCATTAGAAGAGGGCAAGGTAGACTTGGAGAAGGATCATTTCCACGATCCGGGATCTGTTGAAGTTGGCGGTGCAAGACTAAGATGCTGGAAAAAGGGCGGCCATGGCAGCCAGACTTATCTGGAAGTAGTCCAGAATTCCTGTAACCCCGGTTTTGTAGAGCTGGGTGAGAGATTAGGCAAAGAAAAACTGTTTAAATATATCCGCGACTTTGGGTTCGGCGAAAAGACCGGTATCGACCTGCAGGGCGAAGGGAAGGGAATTCTTTTTAATCTCGATCGGGTTGGCCCTGTTGAGCAGGCAACTACTGCTTTTGGACAGGGAGTTTCCGTGACCCCGATTCAGCAGGCAGCAGCCATTTCGGCTGCCGTTAATGGCGGAACACTATATACCCCTTATATAGCCAAAGAGCTTATTAATCCGGCTACCGGAGAAATATTGATGAAAAAATCACCTGATGCAAAGAGAAAAATAATCTCAAAAGAAACTTCAGATGAAATCCGAAAAGCGCTTGAATCAGTTGTGGCAAAAGGATCAGGAAAAAAGGCATTTGTCGACGGGTACCGTGTAGGCGGTAAAACTGGGACTGCACAAAAAGCGCAAAATGGCCGGTACCTGGAAAATAACCATATTGTATCATTTATAGGATTCGCACCTGCTGATGATCCGCAGCTTGTTGTTTATGTGGCTGTGGATAATCCAAAAGGAACTATTCAATTTGGCGGCGTAGTTGCTGCTCCGATTGTAGGGGAGATCATGGGGGACAGCTTGCGGGCCATGGGAGTAAAGCCGCGGAAAAATCAAATTGAAAAAGAGCTGACATGGATGGATTCCCCAATGATAGAAGTTCCTGATATGGTCGGCCTGACAAAAAAGGATCTGGGTGAGCTCTATCTTAACCTGAAAATTGATGCGAGCGGCACAGGAAATACAGTGGTCAAGCAAACGCCTCAGCCTGGCATCAAGCTAAAAGAAGGGTCAACGATCCGGCTGTATTTTGACGACAAATAA